tggcaaaagggttaagcagtctcaatatccgtgagagacggacgattcgaatcgaatttgttaacctggccaggccgACCTAAGCACACGCATGGcgaatgcaatcacccacgcgacttttcccctttttccccgggcatggaacaggcccaccgtcctagggtgccctgcacccgtgcgtgaccatagaccagacagtggggagtatgttccacggccggttccatcaggtacttaagcttaccgattaccatattctcggcatgtggttagtacgttcaaacgcttaaccaccactaccacacaccgcggccttatccatttttactaaacagacggggtatcacaagtacacaatcccgcccgtaaaccttatattgcagtgtgtagtaatcattcaactcctataagctcgcgagtgacaggaaatcactcgacttctaccgaaccattagcatagccaactagcgacctacacatactagtgttcaagcataggtacctaggatcatgcaactaaggttccaaacaattcctgcaacttaaatgcacaataaacagaaatacaaatagttgcataatttaaaataggtaggtcatgctccggggcttgccttcctgagcgtaactagctgtgggctcttccgaaactcggttcgggtcttcagtgacTTCAGTtaggttcacttgagcttcacgcggctcactctcggactccggcaccaactcgtacgtaccgtcagggagagtagtcgaatctatatgaaatgcataagcgtgagttattttagtgatacgatttaatcaaACCTTCATTAAAGAGTTGTAACCCAACACCAACTTAAGATGGTTTGCAAAAGATtatgttacatcattttggacaatcatttatagagtaatactCATTATactgacttcacaaagtaactaggatgggttttctcttttatccctatgcagcaaaagaaagatttttcttatttattgcTAGGTcaagcatgtccttatcataaataaagttacacagagattctgggtttgaaatttttatttatgATACATATCTAAATAACtggcctactgtgaaattttcagcccatttcatgcagcctattaaccatgaaaaataaatcaaacagctactgctagaaacaaaaatgaattttacaggtcaaactatCCAAGTAATGGTACTGAAATTTTAACTGAGGGTTGTCTACCTAAAGGTGAGCcttccataaatttttcacaattaaacaagcattgtgCCGGGTACGAAAAATAGTACAAAGTATttctgcatggatcaaaactaatttcTACAGACTGTTCTAGCAAGTTACAGAGCCTCATATTTTGCTAGAACGGTTACTTACTCAAGGTTAacccctagaaaaattattagaatttttcatgcaaagaaactatttttaatgatttagtgtagctatcctcaccaaaaatcatttggtccagattgacttaactaaaaattctcaaactttttctgtaggcTCTTGGAACTAAAATACAAGTATTGTAAAAGTTTTAACCCATGAAACATATCATAACACCCTGGGTAAATAAAACTATCCCTCCTAGGCATACAACAAGAGTTAAATAAAATGATAGCTAGTCATGTAAACTGTCcacaaaatttttacacaagcttatacatctaacatgtaacctACCGACCAAATatggctaacaactcatgcttgtaacttgagatctaatataaagcACATTTCCTTTGCATTTTAAATGAAGtcaaaactattgagcaaatgaaaaagtgcatgtagaaaaagttgtagatatctttgcaaagattccagaacaactgagtttgcatttttctgatttttctacgatttttaaacgaatttactagtttgctgtttttcaaaacaaaaagaaaaaggaaatgtaaactagcatctaggcccctggaagaaGTGTTTTCCTCGCGGACATGCCCTTGGCTGGacttggagcaggggaggcggcgggcggtccggttcccggcgagggagctcgccggcggcgaggggaagtgggggaACAGCATGCGGGGAGCGAGAGCAACCTTGGGACGCCCTTGGTTGAGCTCGGGGTGGCTTGTGGAGGGCCGGCCAcggagcagtggcggcggcgggcggcggcggacggcagtGGCGCTGCTCCGGCGGTCCGGGGCGGAGGTGAGGGGTCTGGGAGCTTCACGGAGGTGAGTAGAAGCTAGCTAGGAGGTCCATTGGAGGCGAGGAAGGGCGGGgaagggggctccgcggtgaggggggtgctcggcggcggcaatggcttGGGCGGCGGTGTTCCAGGGCGCGGGGAGCGGAGGGCGAGCTCGGCTTGGGGTGGAGcggagaggggaggagcgggAACGCGAGGTGGCGAGGCAGAATGGGGAGAAGAGGGGCTGCAGAGGGGAGTTCGGCGGTGGAGCttaggcggcggccatggcgggcggctgTGGCTTTGGGCGCGCGTGTGCAAGGCTCAGCTTGGCCTTTAAGGCGGccagggagagggaagggagtgCGAGGTGTCGGTGGCGCGCAGCATTGAAGGCCGGCCgtgggcagcggcgcgggcagGTGCGCGGCCGGGCTTGCTTGTCgcaacggcggcgtcgcggagcgccATTGGTGGCAAGCAGGGGCGCAgcgaggggggggggcgtgcTGCAGCGGTGATGGAATGGGAGGGAGGGTCAGCGGGCGAGCGTGCAGGCGAGCACTCAAGCGCGGCGCGGGGTCAACGACGGCGGACGGGAGCGGGGTGGTGTGGCCGGGCGACGGGCAGTAATGGCGCGGCGGCTCTGGCGGCGAGGCTGCCGtgcgggcgggcggcagcgagcggcgcccaggcgcgtgcgcactcgagcgcggcggcagtcagcggcgcggcgaggcagtgcggagcggcagcagggcagcgagcGCGGCAGCGGGTGGCAGCGGCGCGTGCTCTGCCGCGCGCGTGCAGGGAGGCGAGAGtcagcgaggaagagagagaggagagagagaaagagagtggagagagaaaaaccAAGGTCAACTGTTTGACTTAGCCCAAACTCACGATTTTCAAcagaaactcgaaaaattttgaacacgaaagttgttaaaaattaaatttcctacaactttcctttcagtcaaaaattcatttgagcgatggtttgaaagtttaaaatttgaattcgagtTTATTGATTCcgcttgtttttcggggttaactcaaattttcatgttagaacttgaaaaactttgaacacgaaagttgtttattttgtcaaactctacaactttcattttgggcaaaatttcatttgagcaaaagtgtgagagttgactttttggcgtgTTTAAACGGAATTTCGGGCTTATAAGTAATTCagaatttggggggggggggggggtttaacGTGTCATTACATGTTAATTGCTGGTTTTATATAGTACTAAACACTAGAGGTGTTACAGGAGTCTTTGTGAAGACCTCGCAGTGTACCCATAGAGCCATACCTTTATAAAGAAGTGTGGTAAATATGCCTGATCATCACTGCGTGACAGGTAACACGACTCGTGGGTAAAGTGTGCAATCTTtgcagagtgaaaactgatatatcagtcgtGCTCACAATCAAGAGCGGCTTAGACCTTCATATATCTACTTAATTGAATCGTTGTTTAATTCAGTGGTTTAAGTGTTCCCATATTCATTTGTTATTTCAGTTATCAATATATTTTTCATACATGTGGGATGATTTCACGCATGTTAGTAAATAGGGAAATTTGGATATGTACCATTAAAAGATCACAAAATTAGATATATATCATCGTTatctcactgacatgtggggttcACATGAGTCAATGATATATGGGTCCGATGATATATATCTAACTTTTGGATCTTTTAATAGGTTGTTACAGCTGTTGTTATAATGCTTACCGCTTATTCAGCCAGTCATATTCCTTGTTTAAGTCTttcatgtcatttattttccaatatacttgctgagtatgaCATGTGCACACCCTGGTTATAACCAAACTACTTAACAAGGCCAGTTTGAGGACTTTCCGGAGGATACTCGGGACTTCTAGGCATATGTTCCCCCAGACAgctgcctgtgaagtttggatgATCCGCTGCTAGAATAAATGCAAATTGAAACACTTATTTATTTATGTTATGACATTCATCTTAGTTTGTAATGAATAACTGCGGCACTTTATGACATTGCTACTGTTATTCACTTATGTCATCATGTATGTAATTTTTATCCTGACGCACATATAATTTATGGCTCGATTTATTCCTTCATAATTTGGTGTGACACCGAACATATCTGAATCTCATATAAGAAATATAAGAAGTAATATGAGGTCCTAGATTATGCATGAAATGAAAAAGAGATCATTTGTGGCAACTAGTATCATTTTATTGAATTTATATTTAGACAATGTATTTTAATCTAAGACGTTATAAATTGGCATGCACTACCGCATAAAAAGGTTTATAGGGGCGGGTCAAAtagtatttttaggggcggacgtCGCACCCGTCCCTGCTTTCCGCAGCTAAAAATAACTATTTGCAGGGGCGAGTACGTTACCCGTTCCTAGAAATCGATTTCCAGGAGCGGGTCATCCCATCACCCGTccctagaaatcgatttctagAGACGGATGATGAGGGTGACCCGGCCCTAGTAatcaattaaaaaaataaaaaaaccaccgctgcgcgcgcggccacgccgccgcgcgtccGCGGCGCGGCCACGCCTCCGTCGCCGCGGGTCCGCGGCGCATCCACGCCGAGCCAGACCACCTGGCCCACAtcgccgcgcccgcgctgcGCCTGGCCGCCGGAGCAGCGCCCGCGCCGAGCCAGGCCGCCAGATCTGCAGGTGCACATCATGCCTGGCCGCCGGAGCCACGCCTAAGCACCGGACGAAAGGAAATGGGACTATTGCGTTTTTACCCCTGTTTTGAACTCCAATTGCGATTTTACCCCTACTTTTTTTGACTTTGCATTTTTACCCTTACTGTTCGCAAATGAACACTCATTCTACCCCTACTACGTGAACAGCAGTTAACGGTGTTAAAGAAGACAATTTTACCCTTGCAAATATACCCCTACTTTTTTTAGAACTTTGTGAATATACCCCTGTTTTCATTATATTTCAGCAGAATTTCAATAAGAATATGAACAAGTATTGATAGAAATTTGGACAGCAACATGACATACAAAATTAAGTTGGCACATGCATATATGTTGATAATAGATAGATAAGACCCCATCATATATACATATCCAAAAGAGATGTAGCACCAAATCAGAACCCCCCATCATACATATCTAAAAGAGAAGCACCATGAGATCACATCCCAACATAGGTGTCCAACAAAAGCGACTGGTATATTACATGATGAGAGGTGGCTGCATCACATTCATGCATCTATTCCTAATAATTGAGCCAATCGCCCTCCTgatcctccccttcttcctccccttcttcctccccttcttccttttccccttcctcctctagcATTTTCGGTTCCAAATTCATTTTCACTTagatttcctcttcctcttcctcttcctcttgctcttgctcttcctcttcccctccctcctccagcAATTTCTGTTTGAACTTGAGTTTCACTTGgatttctccttcctcttcccctccctctccctttttctATTGCACTTGCACTTCACACAAGCATAGAAAGATGTTCAATTAACAGTTTGACAACATAAAGTaggaaaaaatagaaatagcTAGAAATCCTCCACTCACCCTGAGGTTTGTGAAGCTGAAAGCTTCCTCTTTTGACTAGCAGTGAGACCTCCTTGGCAATGCTTGGCTATGTGGCCTAGTTCATTACATTCAGAACATGGCTTCCTCTTTTTGCTAGTGCCAGCCTCATCATATGACTTTATTCTAGATATTCTTGGTCTACCCGGTTTCCTTCTCAATTTAGGTTTCTTGATTTTGTAGCCTAAATCAACACGTGGCCAACTATCCTTAGATGTCATAGGATTGAAAGTACCTGCATATGCCTTCCTAAACCTATTAACAGAGAAGTAGTCATCAATAAATTCATCCATCTTTGCAGCCAGATGATGCAGCCAAGTCACTATCATAGCTGCTATCACTTGGCGCTGCAAGCGAATTAGTGTCAGAATATATGCCCTCttcatgaactcctacaccatcatcatcatcatctccacctTTTCCCTTACATTTGGTGCCTCTCCTTTTATTACTTGTGGATGTGACTCTCTCATTGGGGCAGCTCTCATTGATAGGTGTCTCAGTGGCTCTTTCATTGGTGGTGGTGGGTGCTTTATTTCTTACAGATGGGTGGCACCTACGTTTCATTGGCGAACACTGCAATGGGCCCTCAAAATCATTGATCTGAGCATTAATCCGAACTACTCCCTTGTCTAGATTAAGTTGAAACCACTCAAACATTTCCTCATCAGACTTTATCTCCATAGTATATTCTGACTCACGCGACAAATTAATGTGCTGTTTCGAACCCCACATATAGTGTTCAGCTATGAAATCAACTAACTGCAGGATGCCATAATTTTGTGGGTCAACAATTTGAGTTGGCAAGATTTTACCCTGCTTCCATGTCTTTGGTCTCCCATCAGACAAACTGAAAAACGAGCGAACCCTAGCAACCAGATTCAATTTTTTCTGATTTGGCCTACATATCAGAGCAAACGAAACCAAATTAGCGCAACTATCTAAATCCCTATGTTAATTCCTCCTACATTCGTCCTACATTTGGTCGAAATCTCATACCTGCTGACCAACTCCATGGTTGCTTTACACCCGTCGATCTCTGGCTCCATGGCACAGCTCCCGTGGCAGCTCCTCCGCCCGAGcggccgcgcgcacgcgccgGCCCCGAGCGCCCGCACCGCGCCGCTCACCCGGAGGCGCCATCCCCGCGCAGCCGCACGCGCCGCTCGCCCGCAGGCGCCGGGCCCGCGCAGCCGCACGCGCCGgccccgcgcgcacgccgctccCCCaggccgcgcgcccgccgctcgcccgctcgcccgctcgcctgcgcggccgccgcctccgctagGTCCCCGCGCAGCCGCACGCACCGCTcacccgcgcgcgccggccccgcgcgcacgccgctccCCCGGGCCGCGCGCACGCCACTCGCCCGCTCGCctacgcggccgccgcctccgctagGTTTTCACCGAGTCGAGTCTGAATGGTTGTGGAGAGGCAGTTGAAGAGATAAGGATAAGGGGCACATTTGTCTTTTGTAGGTCTTTTCTTATTTCCCAAAGTTTTTTAACCTAGATGCATGTAACGGAGTTACAAACAGGGGTAAACGGCGCCCTCGTATTTGAACAGTATGGGAAAAAATGCAAAGTAAGAAAAAGTCGGGGCAAAATCACAATTGGGGTTGAAAACGAGGGTAGAAACACAATAGCCCCAAAGGAAATTAGCAAAGAGAGTGGTGGGAGCATGCATGGCCGGAAACGAAAGTAAATTAACAGAGGGATTTTACCTGTCTCCGTGTGCATGTGACTCATCCCCATGTGCAACTAGCCAACTGCAGCAGCGCCTGCTCCACGCGGGTGAGGTGGTCCGGCGTGGCTCCTCCTGGAGACTGCTGCAGACCTCTGCGCGGAGTCGAGTGACTGCCAGGTGCCGCAGCCCCACGTCGAGCCATggctgctccgcgccgccgggcaCCGCGGCCCAGCCCCGCGGCCGCTGCTCCGGACCGTCGCTGTCccgtgccaccgccgccgcttcggGCCACGCTTGCAAGAGGAAGAAGACTGGGGAGACAGTGACGAGATTCAGATGGGGACTGtggggaggaagagagagaggtgaGTGCGGTGCATGTGCGCTGCTAATATTTTGTAGGGATAAGGAGGAGACAGACATGTGCAGACCCGCGCTAGTCCGCACCACTGGGTTTCAATTTTTCCAAGGGCGGGGGTTGTTgtcacccgcctctaaaaatgggcagctatttgtaggggcgggtggtgccgtcacccgcccctgaagatgcatttccaggggcgggtgaaatgctatggtacccaatttttttttgtagaaacGGGGTATATTTGCACCCGCCCTTAAAAAAAAGAGGCGTCCTTAAAAAtcgtttctgtagtagtgatgtaTTATAGATGgcagattttttttaatattttcttttgtggatggatgccaTATGATTTTCGTTTTCTCAAATCAACATGATATGTTCTTAAAGTCTATGATTTGCATAAGCATGCACGATAGATAATTAGATATCTCCTTTTTTTGTTGGTTTTTGGTAAATGCATGTATCACCTGATAGGTGTTGCATCCATAGCATAGTAGGCATGCACCCAACCGAAAGTAAAATAGCCCACAAACATGTATTCATCACATTTCCTTAGTTAATCAAAGCTACACATATGTCATAAAGGTTATGCTTTGAATATTGTTATTAGTGAAGTGGATATATCTCCTTTATCAAACTCCATCAGGGGTGAAAGCTGCATCCGTCTGCACCACAACCTGGCAGCAATTCATATTGCTACTTATCAGCGGATTAAATGCTGGATAATAAGTGAAATATGAAATGGATAAGCTGTTGATGCTAATTACCTGGTGATTATGATGAGGAGATGGAGGAGGACTATAAACTACACAGAGGACTTCCAGATCTCGGATCCTTTTTCCGAAGGCTTCCTGTTCCACAAGTTTAAGTAGTTTAACGATGCAGTCCATGTCCATCCCCGGCACTTCTCTCACCGTTCTGCAACAGCGTGACCAGGGCTGAGGCGCATCGGTAGGTTTATCCCTATGAATGTAAGATGCACAGTGGATGATGATGGCTTGCTTCTGCGCCCTGGTACAATGACCATGAACAGCTACTTGGGGGGGACAAATGATTGCAAACACAAGGAGGAGAGCTGCTACTCTCTTAGGCATCATTTTTATGAGCTAACCTGACCATATATTTGGCTCTCACATAGTGCTCCAATATATATAGGAAACAAACTGTGAGAGAGAAAGGTCTGGATACCATGCCATTGATGAAGCTTAGTTAATATATACCACAACACAACGAGCAAGATGGATACTCATATGCATCAGACAGGATATGTTAACATATCTGTAGGATAAGTTATTATATATTGCAGTAGTGACaagaaacaacaacaacaaagccttttgtcccaagcgagttggggtaggctagagatgaaacccaaaagacacaaaagttatggttcaggcacgttgatagctactctccaagcactcctatccaaagctagctcctcagagatatcccaatctctaaggtctctcttaaccgactcgtcccaagtcagtttaggtctacctctacccctctttaccttatcaACACGCTTTAGCACCCCACTACGCAGCGGCACCTCcagaggcctccgttggacatgtccaaacaatctcaaccgatgttaggtaagtttctcctcaatttgtgccacccctacccttttccgaatagcttcgttccggactctatccctccttgtgtgcccacaAAACCACCGTAACATCCACATCTATGCCACACttagttgctggacatgtcgcctttttgtaggccaacattcagcaccgcaTAACATCGTCGGGCGaatcgctgtcctatagaacttaccttttagcttttgtggcaccctcctgtcacagaggacaccagaagcttgacgccatttcaaccaaccagctgagattctatgcctaacatcttcatcaatgtcgccatccttttgtagcatcgaaCCTAAATACCAAAAAGTATCCTTATGGGTTACCGCTTGCCCATCGAGACTAACGTCACCACCCTCATGCCTAgatgcgctgaaatcgcacatcatgtactcggtcttggtcctactaagtctgaacccttttgactctaatgtgcgtctccacagctctaacttcctatttatCTCTGCTCTACTCTCGTtcactagcaccacatcatcagcaaagagcatacaccaaagGATATCATCTTGtatgtcccttgtgacctcatccatcaccaaagcaaataaataagggctcaatgctgacccctgatgaaggcctatgttaataggaaagtcagtggtgtcgccACCACacgtccggacaaacgtcatcgcattcttgtacatatccttgatgagggtaatgtacttagttgggactttgtgcttctccaaggcccacaacatgacatttctcggtttGAGAAAGATATGCTACCATTTATTAATCATTGTTAATGCCAGAACAACCTTTGAGAAAGATGGATACTCTTCTCAGTTTACTTACAATAAGATTTGAGCTCATTATTATTGGAGGAATTATTTATGTAGGCATCAAAATTGCAGATGTTATACTGTTGAAAAGAACATTAGATGACAAACCATAAATTCTCAATGCAAAGACATTTTTCCTGATATAGGTAGTAGTGCagaataaattttgaattcgcATAAAAAACATGCAGTGACTGTCAAACCGCTTGTGGTGTTCAAATTTGACCATTATTGTACTAGAATATTTGGGAATCAACCACCAGACCTTCAAGAGAGGCACAAACAGGATTGGGACCTTGAATTGGGCAGTCACGGGTAGTCTGTTGCCGGTTAGAGTACCTAATAATAACATGAAGGAAAATCAGAAGTTTAACATCCACTTGTCTCCCTAATTAAGGAATATAATACAACAATCTATGGCTAATTATTAGAAGTTAGGAATTGAAGTGACATCGTATTTGGAAAATCTGAATAGGTTACTTTGTGTTTGCATGTTAATCTGAAAAACAAAGCAACAACCACAAGTACCAATATATTGATGCTCCTACTGTAGTAATGAATAAATGCAGATGTTTTCTTAGACATTAACTTTTTCGTGTCTATAATTGTTATTCTGTACATGTCTATTGGGCCGacaagtatatatatatggttGCTCCATAATTGGTTCAGTCAAATATTGTAGCAGGCTGTAAAACCTAAAAACGAATGATGATTTCACGTTTCGGCGAGATGACCGAGCAAAGAATATTTTAATTTCCAACATGAAAGCAAACTAACAATTGCATGAAGTAAGTTACTTGAACTTACCTTTGTTTTCAGCATTTGTTTTTACCACTACTGTAAAAAAACAACTAGAAAACCCTTCTCCCAGAAGGCGGAAATCTGCATTTCCATCAGTTAAAAAAATGAGGATGCTGAAAATATGCATCTATATATGTCATAAGAGTAGGACCACATCATTATTGTTAAAAATATGGAGAAAGGAGGCACACAGTTTTTCCTTCGCAAGCACACTAAGAGGTCATTGAATT
The genomic region above belongs to Panicum virgatum strain AP13 chromosome 8N, P.virgatum_v5, whole genome shotgun sequence and contains:
- the LOC120686210 gene encoding uncharacterized protein LOC120686210; this translates as MEPEIDGCKATMELVSRPNQKKLNLVARVRSFFSLSDGRPKTWKQGKILPTQIVDPQNYGILQLVDFIAEHYMWGSKQHINLSRESEYTMEIKSDEEMFEWFQLNLDKGVVRINAQINDFEGPLQCSPMKRRCHPSVRNKAPTTTNERATETPINESCPNERVTSTSNKRRGTKCKGKGGDDDDDGVGVHEEGIYSDTNSLAAPSDSSYDSDLAASSGCKDG